In Ascaphus truei isolate aAscTru1 chromosome 2, aAscTru1.hap1, whole genome shotgun sequence, the genomic stretch tgtgggtgagtaggggcgtgggatctgaagCTGCTCTAGGATCTTCAAAGAATCCTTCCACGTTTCTCACTCTCTgtctttctggaggtagtggggtgtctcagtcctgcttctcgaaggacatttctctgagaagagacttcccttgtatggTGACTGGAGCCAGCGGGTCGTAAAGACTATTGACCGTGGACAGGACCCCGCGTCGGGTGTAGGGTTTTCCCTCGATGGACACCTGGAATGTGAATGCATCTGTTttgagattccagcttatccccagactccgctgtatgggaggcttGTCGGTCCCCGGATCCAAGTTCCTAAGGTCGCTTGCGTGGTCGtctcttgttgtctggaacgctgtgcaccccaagtcatcggtgcattcctcttgcacgagaacgtctccacatATTTTGGTGATACACCTtggtgtctctttgttaactgccctcaggaggttgttttctccctgtacatgacgaagaacagtctcttttgtctgtgtaaatccttttgtgaaatgtctctgcgactgtctctttttagacgtgtgagaggacagacTTTTTGCCCCTGTAGTTTCACCTGCATGGCGCactcttttgcggctatgccagctgtggcggttggctgctttgccacttggtattctgcggagaggaatggctgtacgtcttagctgtgccattgctcgcaggaggacCGTCCGATTGTTTGCTTTCCTTTGGACGATtgttttgtcggtcaccttcaggaggttactttcttccttcggtggagtcgccttgtcatccttagttgtctgggctactaagcatcctaggccattgtcacatccccctgatgtgaagatgtttttgttgatctcaggggtatgaccttgtctcttctcctcacttggccctcctgtcacttggagattgccaagacatggttcggagagggatgtgtgtccacgttCTGTTATCGCTGTTCTGCGGGTGGCAACATAGTCTGGTTTGTGCCCTTTGTCAatgcacacgttgcccactatcacccattcTAGGTCAAGCCTCTGGGCGAATggagcgttgtggggtccgttgcgctgtttacggactttgtgcaccctcaggatgtccctaccgagcagcagcaagatcttggcgccttgttctaccggcgggatgtagttggctattcctctgaggtgtgggtgatagcgtgccacgtctggtgtgggaatctcatcctcgtttgcagccatgtagttgcactcgatgagtgtggggagagctatcttcactctgttgtccACTGAACGTATAACGTAGCcgtttgctcttctccctgttgtctcagttaaccctgcacaggttctgaagGTGTAGGGTGAGGAATTGTCTTGtgcgttgaataagttgaagaagcAGGACATTTtatcacttccttttccgcaaacctcggtgcactgagacgtgacagatgttggctctccttctccttcctccccgccatgctccgctatggaggatgggttgttgagttggtcgagtgtcagcgcctctggatgtagagatgttacgtgcttgtcacttttgcacactgcacatttgatggcctctttacagtctttggctaggtgagttgtggaatcgcagcacttgaagcaaactccgaattctccgagtaacttcttgcattcctctagggacttcatcctgaacccaaaacacatgttaagtgggtgtggcttcttgtgtatgggacactCCCtctttgggtcccttggtttcttgttttCAGCGACCGACTGGTCGGCAGTTGTTTGGCTCTTGGGGGACACGGGAcaagagcttctagatccgcgtccaattcagCCTTTCTTCGCACAGTGGCGGCAGCGGTGGCGGTATTGGTGGCGGAGGCAATGACATTGGCtgcgttctgctcctcctcttctatgcacgctctctctgtccttacggctgcctctcttcgaccatattcggccctagcacgtgcggcctctgcggtggcccGCGCCAGGGTAGCCTTTGCGCTCGCGCTAGACACATTAGATTGTACTgattttgctgaccttgatgagagCCTGGATGTTTtggagcgctgcgatgcagtttccagcaaaaggttctttctcctactctcagcttCTGTGATggtggttcgcacgcggctgtcgcgtgtcaggtcaatgttactctgtaagtctctttcttgcaggctttcgccggtgttggcCTTGGTCAGGTAAGTGATATAtgtctctgacagctcttggtttgcacgagtgatcagtccttaattgcgttattgcctgctcgagctgctgTGCATAATTGCCAACgctagtaacattgcgtattctcagtgtggttgtttcccgggccttctctaatttagcgcggtgcgcttcaatgtcagatTCAGCGACCTGGGCTTGAGGGTTAGATCCGTAAGAATCACATTGAAAGTGTAAGGATTACACTGTGTgggatactgtatattatttgGTAACATTATGCAGGAAGTCTGCCTGATTTCTGTTAATCATTTTCTCTCCATCACTATAATCTAACCTcctctctctgggcctcatgcagagagcatagaattttcaaattggcgaatttcataaaaagtagcttttttggagagttttattctccatatgcagaaaagtgcgaattctgctatgtttaacatggatgcgtgtggcgagtttgaatgggaaagatgcgcgcttcagaaatgtgtaaaaaaaaaatcgcggctttttttccccctttgctataggcggcgagcgccattttattgccaacttttcctggcgcggcaaaaatgagaaaatcgcgccagcCGCTAGATGCctttcgtacctctctgcattcggagagttttaaaaatggcgagatggaggttctcgccagccgcgaggcgagttttagcaatagaaaaaacaaaatggcgcgtttttcgtaactcgccattttctgccggtttctgcgcaaaattgtacaaaaaatggcgaattttgaaataacgatgctctctgcatgaggccctctgtcactctctgccCTACTTTTTCTTTGCAGCTGTTACTCTGAGATCTCTTCGAGGACTCATGTCCTCCAATTTGTGAAACAATAGTATACAAAGTAATTATCCCTACCCCATTCAACACTAAACAATGTGCTATTATTTAATGAAGcctatgtggtttttttttaacccattatTAGCATTAGTGAGATCTTAAAGAAGCagctaaaaaaaaatgacatttaaaaaacCAAAAATCTTTTATTGTTCTggagagtaaatgagtacttcagtattaggtgatagctgTTTTATTTGCACAAACCATTGAtactataagacaagctttcaagagttctcctctcttcctcaggtcagcaatactttTGTTCTGGCTAAGTATCCAcacaaaaaacattatttttaggGCAGAGAAAAGATGGAGTTGCTTGTGATCTTCTGCACaaagatcttttttttttactcgcCCAGTCCTGAACCAAAGAAAATAAGTAAAAGTGTCAGCCTATAAGGCGAGCAGGGGAGGGAAATGAGGGAAAGTGGTAAGTGGAATAAAGACATATGTAAAAGCACCaacaatagagagagagacaatgaacTGTGGACATACAAGTGTAGGAACTCGggcctagattcactaaactctgttaaatcagggtaaTAACACGACAGGAATGTAGGTTATTTTCCCTGAGCGAATGTCTTTTTCCCTAAGCTTGTTAtatatggaggagagagagacctaTTTAGGAGAGCGACAACTTACTGGCCTCCAAATAAATTCCCACATACCTCTCGTGGTGACCTGTGGCCAGACCTGAGattcctgggaaatatgctaatgtaAATCATTTGAATATATAGTATGGTACATCTTTTTCTCTCTGCCTCTATTTCAGGATCTGGATGGGGTTTACACCAGAGCGAGCTGTGCATTGTTTGACCCTGTGAATCAGGAAATTCGCTTTTGCTCCAAATGCTGGAAGCTTTGGAAATTCTGAAAAAACTGCAACTACAACTCAGCCAAAAGCAGCTGAAGATGTTGTTTTACCGGGGTTTCTAATGCAGTTAAAAGAtccattttacattttttaatatcaACGAATGTTACAGATTGTTGTTTGGGAATAAAAGATAACTGTCTGACAAGCCAATTATTCTGCGTGGAGAACAGTGAGTTTTATGTTGACTTCCAGATACCTTTTCTGTGATCACCTATAGAAGTATATAGGTATATTCCCGCCAGTTGAATTGCAGATGAAGAAATACTTGAGTAAGTCTGTATTTAAGCGTGTGCAAACAGATGAAGGAGGAACCCACTCTGCCTAAAGTGATCAGGGGGTCAGCGAACAGACAGGTGCACTagggcagggggtctcctaacCTGTCCTTGGAGACCCCTGCACTTGGGCAAATAATCAGGGGACAATGAAAAGAACGCACCGATGGAGCAAAGACACTACCGAGCGGATAAAGGCCCTATATGTGTGCTCATGCTTTCCCTGAAATGCTTGAAGCCACTTTTAATTTTAAACGTTGCTTTGAAATATTACTGTAAAGTTTTGTAAAGCGGAGCAGGGACCTTCTCATATTTCTAGTGCAGACATATTATCAAGCGTTGTCTGCCtttacatcaggcctgcacaactcgtaaagtgcaaagggccgaactgctccaaggaaaaaaaaattgggccgcacgtgtaaaatcatcatcatcgtcatcatcatcatcattatcattatcatcgtcatctctatctctcctccagcacctctcatcatcattctgcacctctcatcactcccccccccccctgcacctcccatcactctccccccctgtacctcccatcactcttcccccactgcacctcccatcactctcccccctgcacctcacaagtAAATCAGAGTCcgccgcacgggtaaaacagcatttattattcaaaataacacatttatttactatgtttacttgaaacaaaattacatttaaaatactttcattaaaattaaattaatttgcccatatcagcagcccaccacagcccatgtcagcacctccccatgtcagcacccccccctcccatgtcagcatccccccacagcccatgtcagcatccccccacagcccatgtcagcatccccctcccatgtcagcatccccccacaacccatatcagcagcccatgTCAGCCCCCACAGCCcacgtcagcagccccccacagcccatgtcagcaccccccctcccatgtcagcatccccctcccatgtcagcatcctcctcccatgtcagcatccccccacagcccatgtcagcatccccctcccatgtcagcatccccccacagcccatgtcagcatccccccacagcccatgtcagcatccccccacagccatgtcagcatccccccatccatgtcagcatcccccctcccatgtcagaatcccccctcccatgtcagcatcccccctcccatgtcagcatcccactcccatgtcagcatcccccctcccatgtcagcaccccccccccaaggcagcatcccccccccaaggcagaatcccccccccccaaggcagcatcctccaccccaaggcagcaccccccccccaaggcagcatcccccccccaagtcaggatcccccaccccaagtcagcatcccccaccccaaggcagcatcccccccccaagtcagcatccccccccccccgcaagtcagcatccccccccccgcaagtcagcatcccccatgcCTACCAGACTCTGTTGCCGCCGGCGGTGGcaaaaggaggagaggaggtggtGGATGGCGGCGATGGCAGGTGAAGCAGGGGGAAGCGCGCTCTACTAACAGACCCTGAAGTTCCGGGTCGCGGGACTGGTGGAGCGCGTTCCCCTGCTGGAGCTGGGAAGGGGGGTTAGGGGGATAAGAGGAAGCGCACATGTTTGCTGGTGCGCGCTCCTAGAGGGCACAGACAGCATGCGGCCGCGAGGGTTTACCAGGGAAGTTCCGGGTCGCGGGACTGGTGGTGCGCGTTCCCCTGCTGGAGCCGGGTAGGGGGGTTAGGGGGATTACAGGAAGTGCACGCGTTTGCTGGTGCGCGCTCCTAGAGGGCACAGACAGTATGCGGCCGCGAGGGTTTACcagggaaggagaggagtggggagggagaggaggggggaagaaggggggctgTCGCGGGCCGCACGTTTTgccccgcgggccgtatgttgtgcagccctgctttaCATGATATGCTGCTCCAATTCTTTTCTTTTCCACTCTTTTATGGCTGAAGGTGTCTGCCACTCATTGCGGCGCAGTACTGCCCACCAGCAGTCAGGAATTCACAATAGCACCTGGTAAACATTGTGTAAGTGTGTTTCTTCCATAATGCAGAGTAAAGTAACACTtcagtattttttttatgtggACTAAcagttgatattataagacaagcttttgagagttctcctctcttcctcaggtcaagcaatggGCGTTTCTTACTTACAAACAGTGCTTACAATGGTTACACTTGTCTTCATCCATATAAAGACACTTTATTTCAACACAAATCATACATCCCATTTAGACTTTCTGCAGAATTTCTGCACAACATAAATAGTTTTTGTAGATgcttaaataaaacattaatccGTTATTAAATATCACACAGAAATCACAGTAATCATTAGgttcaataaataaatagataaataaatagaaaaagaagttttttatatatatataagctgtgtttaaagcagcatgcattggtttgaggattggcttgtgtaatacgagcttgagacaaaaggtggcactgagtgctcatttgcatgtcatttcccagaatcccttgctgcagtggaagtgctgtatgctgggtgacaatggggaaagacagggttgcagacctgtctaagacatgcaaatgaacatacagtaatatttacagttgctatatacagtatatatatatatatatttatatatatatatatatatatatatatatatatatatatatatatatatattaagaactTTGTGAATGTGTTCATTAGCTACATATAAATAGCAGTCAAAACTGTTCTTACACCAAATGGTTACTTTAAAGATGATGTGTTTAAGGCAACTAGAGTCTTGTCCAATAAGGAATATGGTAATCTGTCACATTCAGAGGAGCATAACCTGTCCCAAGACACACATGCACGTGTAACTGCTCTGTGTATTGTACGCCCCATGTGGCAGCAAAGGTGTTAATACAGACATCAAATACTTAAGATCAGTATGTGAGATGGATGGGTAGGgtgtgttaaaaaaaacacatcagcACCTTATGTCTGGGGAGAGGCACAGCCTGTGTCCCACCTGTGCCTTCACCTGTGAGGCTTGATCATTTGACACCAGTCCACGGCTGCTGAAATAAAGTGTTTCTTCCCAGCATTGCTgcactgcaggagcagagcaaTTATCCTCCACAATGTCCAGTCTATAACCAGCCTCTCAAAAAGCCAGATCTACAGTAAGATACAACTTTTGGAGTCCTGGGATCATTATCAGGCTGAAGGACTATGGGGATCAGTGACCAAAGGCAAAAAGTGATGGCAAAAATGTGTGGATTTATGAAGCAAAGTTACATCACTTTCTATTGGGTTTTCCATCAGTTTATAGCGCAGAAATATAGCAGCAAGCCCATGTTTTGCTCAAGCAGCACTCTGGCACTTTTTGGAAATGTCCCGTATATGTATTGCCATTATGTGATGCCAACGTATGTGGTTCGTACGAAGAAGCAGTAAATGTTCAATAGGTGGAGGGAATGGCACAAATCTTgaattgaaaaaataataaacttttattgatCTATTGACGTTTTCGGAGTGCTGTTACACCTTAATCAGGACTCCTGTGCAGTTACGGCTTCATCATGACCCATGTGCAGTAATACATTGATCAGGATCCCTGTGCAATTACACCTTCATCAGGATTCCTATGCAGTTACACATTGATCAGGATCCCTGTCCTGATAAAGGTGTAACTGCACACTGAAATGTCAATATATCAATAAAAGTTGATTATTTTTTCAATTTGACTGTTGTGCCATTTCCTCTACCTGTTGAGTATATTGCATGATTGCAGTAGCAGTAACTGCACTGAAGTGAGCAGCCAAACTGCAAGAAGCGCATCCATACCTCTATTCTTCAGCTCAATAAGACTGCGGCCAGGATGACACTGAGCGGGCGCTCGTGCTCGCCGCGGTGAAACACATTactacaatgtgtgtggccagcgtgagcgcacaGCGCTCAGCTGCTCGCAGAGACATTTGTTTCTGCCGCTTGCTGGCACGTCACGtgtgcggttcgcccaatgagggcgaaccagctcagtgatctaatagccacgcccccacacacGCGCAAGTAGCTGGCCAGGAATCACATGGCCAAGCGGTGCGCATGATGTCACGGCGCTGGAGCACCAGCGCGCACTCCCAgtctggccgcagcctaagaaacCACAAGTCCCAATTCCTGGTTTGTCACCTGAGTGCAttagtaaaacaaaataaaaataaagctaaATACACAATATTTTTGGCCTGCAAACACTGGGTAGCAAATGTAATGAGCTGTGTTGTTCCTCTGGTCTGGTGAATGACATTGTTCAGTCATCCTCAAAGGCACAGTTTGAAGCACCGATATATTCTACCGTCTTTTTTAATTTGAGCCCCATTTTCTGTAATAAGCTTGGTGCTTTCTTTGGGATAGAGCTGCCAGTCAATGGCAAAGAGGCTTCCGAGCCAAAGGCGTGGTCCTCTTCTGTGTTCCGATACCTTTGCTTGTTGCACCTGCAGAAGAACAATATAGAACATGAAATTGTGATGATATACCGAATGTCTACCTGCATTTGCAAATCTGCTTAGAATCATGAAAATGTGAGCAAGATGTGTGTTGTGGGGCACACAGATTACTAGCTAtgtagcattatatatatatatatatatatatatatatatatatatatatatatatatatatatatatatatatcaaatggaaatacaactgtatgctcatttgcatgtcttaggcaggtctgcaaccccgcctttcaccattatcacccagcacacagcacttccactgcagcaagggattctgggaaatgacatgcaaatgagtacacagtgccactttttgcttcaaaaaccattttaacatggttccctacaggcttgctgcatggtcacagctttgagcacagccagggttaagatgcatagccagaaaaaccacccacagacagccgtttcgaccttaatgggtctcatcagtgtggggttggttaactggctatgcaatgaagcaatgaggatggggtttaccatacttagttataGTATtgctaatggtgaaaggcggggttgcagacctgcctaagacatgcaaatgagcatacagttgtatttccatttgctatatgctttgctgtggagggtttttgtcacttttttactcaccataacttaactatatatatatatatatatattttttttttaaccttatctGAACCGGGAGGCCCCTCAAAGCAGAATCTCTGTATTCTTACCAGATAGAGCACTGGAGTTTAGGTGAAATGCTACAATAAAGTGCCGCTGCAAAAACAATATGCACAGGCAGCATCAGCCAATGGGTGAGAGGAACCCTTTTCACTTATTGGCTCGGTGGGCAATTATGCAgcaggcagccattttgtgttttttatgtaaTGTGCATGTTCATCTGCATAGGGGGAAGGGACGCACATGATAATATAGCAGTAGCTGTGCtccaaaaaaaacaaacctttTATTTACGTAagtaaaggttaaaaaaaaataaacacatttattATCCCCTGGGTTGGGGTGTTAGATGGAGATTGGCACAGCCAGATAAAAATGTACCTTTGGGTATGCGAAACAAGTTAGAATAATAACAAAACCAAGATCTATTTTAAATGTAAAGTGCTACCATTGTGTGCAGAGCTTGCAATTAAATTGAAGTGTTCAGAGACCCCAGTGATACAAAGTGATATATTTAATAACTTAGgttacaaatataaataaaatactcatactagtttgatatatatatatatatatatacatatatatacacacacagataaatgCATTTCATAAATGCACATAGGACTCCAGGCAGGGCCGGTGGAAAAGTTttagatgtagaggtatcggtaccgtgttagccgagctttaataatcaaaaatgaatagacgataccgttctgtggctaactcgcacaaataaaagcatttagttaaccacagaacggtattgtctattcattttttattatatatatatattattaaagtcACACAACACTTATTTGtaacctacagtatgttattaAATATATCCCTTTGTATCACTGGGGTCTCTGAACACTTTAATTTAAttgcatatataatatatagttcCAAAGTTCATTAAAGAACATggtccctcttccttctcttatcGAACACCCCCCTTCTGGAACATTTGACTGGTGTCTGTGAAATCCACCTCCTGTCTAAGTTCCTTGAAGACATTGATTGTTTCCTAATTTAAATATGTTTgtaactgtaacttgtaatgttggcaacattattattattggaaAACGAAAGGTGACTatcaatgtattttttcctggtaaaatatttgttaaataaataaaacaaaataaaaaatgttgagATTATTTTTAAAGTCACCAACCATCATAAATAGTTTGTTATATTCacgctgtattaaaaaaaaaaaaaaaaaaaggagatctTTTAAATGATATACATACTTGTGAATAAAAATGTGGGTATATTCCTCTAGATGAGAACCATCCCTATATTAACGTATAATTACATGTGTGTTACATATAGCATCCCCTGGGTCTCTAACCAGGTTTCATATGTTTTAGAGGTCAGTGTCTCAATCATAAAACAACTAATCCCACTCTTTAGGAGAATAAACTAAGATTTATGACCTTCGCCTGCTAATGTTGGGTGACAGCGACAGTAGGATTTACACGGTTGTGAGAACTTCTTTTGAATATTAAAATGAACTCGTGCAATTCTATGGTATTTCAGTTCTACATATGGATTTTAGTCATTAAATATAATCACATACAGCCACAAAGAATCCTGGTGTTTTTATTTCAGAAATCTCTGGCTCATTAGATCTGAGGGGAGCTCTTTGAAAGAGATTGATTTTCCATTAAATACAGTAGAGGCCGTAATTTAGCATCCATTCCAGTAGCTGAATTGCCTTAAGTGCACCAGAACGAACCTCAATAACTAAGATATCTTTTTTTCTCCTCTCACCTTTAAGAGCAACCGATATCAACAATGAATGTTACTGTATTTACTGAGAATCAGCCATCCAATATAAACAATCAAAATAATCAAAATTTATATAtgactctgtatgtatgtatgtatgtatgtgtgtatatatatatatatatatatatatatatatatatatatatatatatatatatatatatatatatatatatatatatatatatgtgtgtgtgtgagagagaacaagtgtgctgcctcttccctacttcgtggtcctggatctcctggtctgcctggtaaggagccttgtaatatatatatatatatatatatatatatatatatatatatatatatatatatatattatatatatatatatatatataatatatatatatatatatatatatatatattattttttatatatatatatatatatataatatatatattttaaatagaaAACAAAGAGTATATTACAATTTTAGAAGAATGGCGTTTAAAGAGACAACTAATTGCAATGGGTAATCAATGTATGTTTACAATCAGATACCGGTGTTTGATGTCCCAAATGAGATCATTTGTAGTTGACACAGTTTTATGGTAAGCAGATGACCTCTAACCCAGGCCACCTGTTACTATCTTAACTCCAGAGGACTGGAGGGACCTGACCCACTTGAATTACACAGTGCGGCTATTGTCGCATGAGCAGCAGCTGCACTGGGAAGGAGGGGACAAGACAAAACAAGGCAACTTACCCTTCTGGGACAGAAGTGACATGTGAAGCTGGCAGAGCGGTGGCAATCTGTTTGGCTGGTCTGCGGACTAATGATGAGGGAAAAGATTTCTATACGACATGATATAAAacaagagaaagagaatgaatgaATTGCATTGATGGGAAATATTTGATTAAATATAGCCAACGAAAAGATACAAGAAGAGTGTACTATATGCAGCATGAATATTTAGCAAATTGTAAGAAAATGATATGCACCTACTGTATTTAATAGGGTAATTCTATACTGTACAATCCCATGACAGTTATGCATTTTGACAGCAATTCTTTATGATCAGGGTTTATTCTTCAATAACATTTTTCCTTGTTTCTTACCATATATCTGATGAGGCCGTTTAGTTAATATTCTGCCAACTTGCAGTTGTGTTGTTATGCTTAACACTTTTATTCATCTTTCCCACACAAAGGGAGACATCAAGTATGAAACGTGTTCGTATTGGACACTTATTGGGAATGTTTCCTGCCATTTTGTAATGTCTTGTAATGCCATTTGTGAATGCTGAGAAAGTCTCCTACAATATTGGGGCAAAAAAACCAGCACCAGATTTACCCATGAAAATAAAAGCAACGGATTATTTTCCAATGATAAATGTGGTGCCGAAGTTTTGCATGGGGTTCTGCTTCAGTTCAGCAGCTCGGAGACTCGTCCCGCAAATATTCCGAAGATCAGTATCCTAGCAGTATCCTCTAAGAGAAAGATAGAATGAAACACACCATACTGATGACGAATACCATTTTATTTATTGTCTAGAGGCCAAATGCTAAATCCAATAAGTGATTATTTCCATTTTAACAGTTTAACCTATAGCCATAGATATTGTGTATGA encodes the following:
- the VXN gene encoding vexin produces the protein MGGTVKNAYVVKTKHTKHTLFHFAVGNSEKKTSKFCSSKQNVKSQKKSFPSSLVRRPAKQIATALPASHVTSVPEGCNKQRYRNTEEDHAFGSEASLPLTGSSIPKKAPSLLQKMGLKLKKTVEYIGASNCAFEDD